The following DNA comes from Candidatus Methanoperedens sp..
CACGCATAACACTCCATCCACGTATTTCTCAATCTCGCTGTCCCTCTCACCCGCAATTGCAAGGACGGGAGCTTCTCTGGCTTTTATTTCCTTGATGTTGTTGACCATTTTATCATATGTCAAACCTTTTGTTGCTATCGCGACAACAGGCGTGTTTTTAGTAATCAGGGCGAGAGGACCGTGTTTCAGTTCGCCTGCGGGATAGCCTTCCGCATGGATGTAGGAGATTTCCTTAAGTTTGAGGGCCCCTTCAAGTGCAATCGGGTAATTAATAGTTCGCCCGATAAAGAAAAAGTCATTTGATGACGAAAATTTCTGTGCATATTTTTTAATCAGTTCTTTATTGCTGAGGATGCGTGTTATCTGCGCCGGTATCTGCTTCAGGGATACAAGCATGCGTTTCATGCGGTCGGGACTGATAAGTCCTTTGCTCTTCCCGAAATACAGGGCGAGAAGATACAGCACTCCGAGCTGGGAAACGAAAGTCTTTGTCGCGGCGACGCCGATCTCAGGCCCTGACCTTGTATATATAACGCCGTCAACTTCCCTTGTTATTGTACTGCCCATCACGTTCGTGATAGCCAGTGTTTTTACCCCGAAACTTTTGGCTTCGCGTAGCGCTGCAAGGGTATCGGCTGTCTCCCCGGACTGGGATATCACGATAACAAGGGAGCCGGGAGAGGAATGGGCATACCTGAACTCTGATGCTATCTCTACATCGACATGGATATGCGCGAACTGCTCGAACAGGTATTTGCCAAGAAGCCCTGCGTTGAATGACGTTCCGCATGCGATGATACTTATCCTGGGCAGCTCTTTGACCTGTTTCTCGGTCAGATTCAAACCGTCGAGGAAGATATTCCCTTCCAGTTCTGATATCCTGCCGGCAAGAGTCTCATGAAGTGCTTTAGGCTGTTCATGTATTTCCTTGAGCATGAAATGTTCATACCCTGATTTTTCAGCGGCTTCCAGGTCCCAATCAATAGTGGTTATGGTTTTTTCTATGGGATTTTTTCCGGCACCAAAAACCAAAACACCCTCCGGGGTAACGGAAGCCACCTCCATGTCGTCTAAATATATCACCCTGCGTGTGTATTTCAGAATGGCGGGAACATCCGAGGCTATAAAGTTCTCGCCATCGCCTATACCTATTATGAGAGGGCTATCTTTTCTTGCAGCTACAAGTTCAGTGCCGCACAAAACGGCAATCGCATAAGAGCCTTTTATGTCTTTTAGGGCTGATATGACCGCATCTTTAAGATTATTCTTATAATTGTGGTTTATGAGATGCGCCAGTACTTCCGTGTCCGTTTCCGAGACAAAGGCATATCCAGAGCGTGAGAGTTTTTCCCTCAATTCCTGGTAATTCTCAATAATCCCGTTATGGACAACGGCGATGTTCCCTGAGGTATGAGGATGGGCATTTACTTTGTTTGGTTTGCCGTGAGTAGCCCATCTTGTATGACCTATCCCGACGGTGCCGGATATACCTGCAAGAGTTTTTTTCAGGTCGATTATCCTGCCTTTATCCTTGTACACTTCAATCTTGTTGCTGTTAAAAACAGCAATCCCGGCAGAGTCATAGCCCCTGTATTCCAGTCTTTCAAGGGAATCAATAAGTATCGGGACAGCCTGTCTACTGCCGTTATATCCCACAATTCCGCACATACTAGACCACAATAGAATCGGGAGGGATGTCTTTATGCACAGTCACCCCTGCCTCGATGTTACAGTTATTTGCCACAAACTTCCCGGCTTTTATTAAAACACGGTTAGCAAGGAAATTATCATCTCCTATCACCGTCCCGAGCAATTCTGCATGGTGCAATATACCTTTCATCTCTATCATAAGGTCTTTTCCCACCTCGGTTGAGAAATGCGGACCTATGTTGTTGTTAGCTCCGATGATAGAACTGGATATGTATGAGTTGCTGCCAACCCGCACGTCGTTCATGAGTATGCTGTTCTGTATCTCCACCGAGGAATCGATCGAGGTATTATCTCCGATGGCGGTTGAGGGTAAAATCACGGTATTCGGTCCGATATCGCAGTTTTTTCCGATGGTCACCGGTCCGACTATATAACACCCGGCACGGATGATGCTGTTCTCCCCAATAGCTACGTTTCCTTTTATTACGGCGCCCTTTTCGATAATCCCTGACAGCTCTTTCTTGTACTCCTCTAGCACCACGGCATTGGCTTTAAGGAAGTCCCAGGAATGTACGGCATCCATCCACATGGACTTTGATTCTACCATGCTTACGTTTTTCCCATTAAGAATCATCGACTGTATGGTATCTGTAATAGCATATTCCCCGGTTTCAGAAAGCGGCGTTTTTTCAATCTCATCAAAAATTTCAAGTGAGAAAATGTATGCTCCGGCATTAATAAAGTGGCTCACCACTTCTTTTGGCTTTTCCAGTATCTTTGTGACCCTGCCGTGCTCTGAAATTACAACCCCGTAGCCTGTGGTCTGTTCCCTCTCCACTGCAAGCAGGGTAATAGAGCCGCTTTTGCCAGCCAGGAGGTCAGAGATCGTGCCGGCGTCTATGAGGTTATCGCCATTAAGGACAAGAAAATCGCCATCCACGTAATCCTTCACCTGCTTCACCGCATGCGCGGTTCCAAGCTGCGCATCCTGGAAGACGTAGCTGATTTTCACTCCAAAGTCCACTCCTTCGCCAAAATAATCCATTATCCGTTCTTTCTTATACCCTACTACAAGTACGATTTCCTTGATACCTTTCCCGGCTAACGCGTTAATAATGTGCTCCAGTAAAGGCTTATTCGCAACTGGCAGCATCACTTTGGAACGTGTCAGAGTGAGAGGGCGGCAACGCAGGCCTTCTCCGGCTGCAAGAATTACTGCTTTCATGCTCTTTATTTATGGTCAATTAGGTTTATTATCTTATCGTACGGAGTGGAAAAGCCTTCTGTTTATTTGAGGGTTTCAGCAAAAAACGGCGTCTCCTTCGATGGTTTTTAACATGTGCGCCTGCTGCCGCAGGGAGAGGCGCCGCTGTGTAAGGAGATGGTTAGCAGACAAGAAGTTGAAACCTAAAGTTTCACTTGAGGAGGGATTAAAAGAAACAATAAAATACTTTCAAGGATGTTTTGGGTGTGATTAATAATGAAAATATTACTGACTGGAGGACTGGGGCAGGTTGGTTCATATGCAGGGGAGAGGCTTTCTGAGAACAATGAGATTACTATCATAGATAACTTTTCTAACAGTTTAAATAATATAAAATTCTCTTCAAATATTAAGATAATAAAAGGAGATATACGCAATCAGAAAATAGTAAATGATCTTGTCGGTAAGGCAGATACAATCATTCATACAGCGGCCCAGACAAGTGTCAATAAGTCCGTAGAAGACCCGATTTATGATGCAGATAACAATGTCAATGGAACCTTAAACCTTCTTGAAGCAGCCAGAAAATCGGATATCGAGCGTTTCGTGTATATAAGTTCAGCCGCTGTGTACGGCGACCCGATAACCCTTCCGATCAATGAGGAACACCCAACCAACCCACTCTCACCCTACGGATTGAGCAAACTTACAGGCGAAAGATACGCAATGCTTTACCATAGCCTTTATGGGCTTCCGGTGGTTTGTCTGCGCCCTTTTAACATATTCAGCCCCCGCCAGAATCCAGGTAGTCCTTATTCGGGTGTGATCACGAAGTTCATTGAGAGGATAAAATATAACAAGAACCCTGTGATATTCGGGGATGGGAACCAGACCAGGGACTTTGTATATATAGAGGATGTGGTGGACGTTATATTTAATACGCTGGAGAACAAGAAAGCTGTTGGAAATGTGTTTAATATAGGGACAGGCAAACCCACTAAAGTTAAGGAGCTGGCAGAAGTTCTCATTGAGATTTCAAACAGGAAATTGGAGCCGGAGTTTATAAAGGCACTGACAGGAGATATCAGGGAAAGCTATGCGGATATCACAAAAGCCAAGAGGATATTTGGATACAAGCCCGGGTATACCTTAGAAAAGGGACTGAGGTTATGTTTAAGCGAAATAGAAAGAAAGGATTCTAACCATCAAACTATCTTGAATGATGGTTACATGTTGCAGAAAAATACAAGCGCAAGCTTAAAATAAATAAAACAGGTTAATTAGAATGGGTCGAAAATGCAATCAAGTATAAAACGCTTAAAGCATTTCAAATTCTTGAATATAGTAAATTTGTATCACATGAGGTAAATAAATGAAACCAGCAACAGTAGTTGCAGAAATCGGTTGCAACCATATGGGAGATATCAACATAGCTAAAGAAATGATCGAAACAGCTAAATATTTCTGTAAAGCAGAAGTGGTCAAATTCCAAAAAAGGAATCCGAAAGAATGTTTGACAGAAGCCGAATATAATGCACCGCATCCTGTGGAATATCATGCTTATGGGAAAACGTACGGGAAACATAGAGAATTTCTGGAATTTAATTTAAATCAGCACAAGGAGCTAAAATCTTATTGTGAACAAATGGGAATAATATACTCATCTTCCGTATGGGATATGACTTCTGCCAAGGAGATCGTATCTTTGAATCCGAAATTCATTAAAATTCCTTCTGCAATCAATACTAATTTTGAAATTTTAGAATATATCTGCAATAACTTTCAAGGTGATATTCATTTATCACTTGGAATGACGACCCATAAAGAGGAAGAAGATATTGTAGATTTGGTGAAAGAACAAAAAAGGAATAAAGATGTTGTCTTATATGCATGCACTTCTGGATACCCGGTACCTGATGAAAGTGTCTGCCTTCTTGAAATTAAAAGGTTACGGGAAAAATTCCTGGATGATATAAAAGCCATCGGGTACTCTGGACATCACAATGGCATAGCGATAGATATAGCTGCTTTTGTGCTGGGAGCAGAATATATAGAACGCCACTTTACATTAAACAGGACATGGAAAGGAACGGATCATGCTGCATCACTGGAACCTGATGGTCTCAGGCGAGTGATAAGAGATATTAAATCAGTTTCCTCGGCCATGACTTATAAATCAGAAGAGATCCTCGATATTGAAAAGGTACAGAGAAAAAAATTAAAATGGAATTGTAAGAGCTGGTGAAATTCCGTATGTCCAATGGGTATATAATAGACTGGAGTGGCAGAGCTTTTGACTATTCTGAAGAAGAGATTAACGCAATAGTAGATGCAATGAAGCATGCGGATCCTCTAACTCAGGGCAGGTTTTTAAACCAATTCCAGAAAGATTTCGGTACATATAACGGCACTCCAAATTCGTTTGCTGTGGCAAATTGTACCAATGCTCTGGACGTAGCCGCCCTTTTAACTGGATTGAAAAAGCACGATGAAGTTATAATCCCGGCCCATACCTTTTGTGCCAGTGCGATACCATTCGGAAGGACTGGAGCGAAAATCGTCTGGGGAGATATAGACCCCGATACACGGGTAATATCTGCTGAATCTATAGAAAAGAATATAACACCACGTACGAAGGTCATAGTCGCGGTGCATCTGTACGGGCTTATGGCTGATATGAACCCAATAATGGATATCGCGACAGACAGGGGTTGCCTTGTCGTGGAGGATTGTGCGCAGGCGATTGGTGCGGAATACGATGGGAAAAAGGCAGGCTCCATAGGTGATTTTGGTGCATTCAGTTTCCACGGACAGAAGAATCTGACGACCTTGGGGGAAGGCGGCATGTTAACTGTGAAATCTGATGAACTGGCAAAATTAGTGCCAGGGCTCAGGCACAATGGTGTGAAACCTTACGATTATGAGAGAGAGCATTATTGGATCCCTGCAATGAGTGATGTCAATCTGGATATGGAAGGGATATGGCCCTATAATTTCTGTCTGGGTGAACCTCAGTGTGCCTTGGGTTCCGCGATATTAAAAAGAATAGATCAGATGAATGAACTCAGGATAAAAAGAGCCAGGAAATTTATGGAAGCTGTTTCAGATTTTCCAGAACTTTCCTTTCAGAAAGTTCCAAAAAACCAAAAACATGTATATCATCTGCTCTCAGCAAAATATGATGGTACGGGATTCGGAAAAAGCAACCATGACCTGATAAAAATAATGGTATATAAATATAAAATAAAATCTATAGTTCAATACTACCCTCTATATCGCTATCCACTGTTCAAGAAAATGGGATTTGGACAGCATAACTGCCCGAATACAGATGAATTTTTTGATAACATGATCTCATTTCCTTTCCACTTGTGGATGAACGAGCAGCAATTCGATTACATGATTGATTCTACAGTAAAAGCACTTAAGGAACTGAGAAAATAGGCTGGTAGCTATATGATCAAATTTGATTCAAGAACGCAGATAATTATCTCTGAAGACCTGCCTTGGGACGTCCTGTCCGTGATCCAGGAAGAAAAGGCGGGAAAAGTAGGTATAATTGTGGACAGGAACGTGGCGGGTAACAAAAATATAATAGAGCTGATGGAAGTCCTCGGAACTAGGGTTACTACAGTTTCAAAAATTATTGGTATCTCAGAACCTACAACGGATATGGTTAATGAAGTTTCTTCCAGGTTCAAGAAAGAGAGGATAGAATTCTTTATTGGAATTGGCGGCGGGAGCACACTCGATTTGACAAAAGCGGCTTCAGCTATGGTTGTTAATCCGGGTAATGTGGAGGAGTATCATGGGACAAATAAAGAGATTAAAGAATCAGTTAAAAAAATGATGATTCCTACTACTGCTGGAACCGGCAGTGAAGTAACACCAGGAGCAGTCCTTATCAATAAAAAGAAGAATTTTAAAAGGGGGCTCAGTTCTAAATGCATGGTTCCCGATTACGCAGTCCTGAATGCCGCCCTCACGGTCGAGATGCCTGAAAAAGTCGCTGCATCGACAGGTATGGACGCTATAGGACATGCTATCGAATCCTATACAGCAAAAAACGCAAATGAGATTACCCGCATGTACTCAAAAGAGGCGTTTAATCTTGTCTTCAATAATCTCATCAAGGTATTTGATGATAAGAATGATCTTACTGCCAGGAAAAATATTCAGTTAGGCGCATGTCTTGCAGGTTATGCCATCTATAATTCAAATACTGGCGCATGTCATGCTTTATCATATCCTCTGGGTATCTATCACAATGTTCCTCACGGGGTCGCTGTTGCTCTTCTATTGCCTGAAGTAATTGGGATTAATATAGAGAAAGGTTGTTATCTCTATTCCGCTTTATATGATCTTGTCGAAAATAAAAAGGATCTCAAAGACCCTGTTGAAAAATCAAATAAACTCTGCGAACTACTAAAGGGTTATTCGCCCTTAAAACACCTTAAAACGCATTTAAGGGATTACGGTGTTGATGAATCCAATTATGAATTTTTAGCTGAAAGGGGATTGGATCTTGCCCCTGCATTAAATAATAATCCGGTTGCTTTTGGTTATGAAGACTCTAAAAAGGTCTTGAAACAATTAATATAAGGATATTATCATAACTTCAATGAGACGATAAAAATGATTCTTGGCGTGATACCGGCTCGAGGTGGAAGTAAAGGCATTCCTCGTAAGAATATTAAAACGATATGCGGAAAACCTCTTATAGCATGGTCTATTGAGTCTGCCAGGAAATCAAAACTCCTGGATGATTTTGTTGTTTCGACAGAAGATAGCGAAATCGCAGATATTTCACGGCGGTATGGAGCAAAAGTCATAGACAGGCCGGCAGAATTAGCTACTGATGAGGCTACAACGGTCTCCGTAATTCAACATATTGTTAATGTATTAAATCCCGATATTGTAGTAGTGCTTCAGCCAACGTCACCGATACGCGATGACGACCTAATTGA
Coding sequences within:
- a CDS encoding DegT/DnrJ/EryC1/StrS family aminotransferase, translating into MSNGYIIDWSGRAFDYSEEEINAIVDAMKHADPLTQGRFLNQFQKDFGTYNGTPNSFAVANCTNALDVAALLTGLKKHDEVIIPAHTFCASAIPFGRTGAKIVWGDIDPDTRVISAESIEKNITPRTKVIVAVHLYGLMADMNPIMDIATDRGCLVVEDCAQAIGAEYDGKKAGSIGDFGAFSFHGQKNLTTLGEGGMLTVKSDELAKLVPGLRHNGVKPYDYEREHYWIPAMSDVNLDMEGIWPYNFCLGEPQCALGSAILKRIDQMNELRIKRARKFMEAVSDFPELSFQKVPKNQKHVYHLLSAKYDGTGFGKSNHDLIKIMVYKYKIKSIVQYYPLYRYPLFKKMGFGQHNCPNTDEFFDNMISFPFHLWMNEQQFDYMIDSTVKALKELRK
- a CDS encoding sugar phosphate nucleotidyltransferase, encoding MKAVILAAGEGLRCRPLTLTRSKVMLPVANKPLLEHIINALAGKGIKEIVLVVGYKKERIMDYFGEGVDFGVKISYVFQDAQLGTAHAVKQVKDYVDGDFLVLNGDNLIDAGTISDLLAGKSGSITLLAVEREQTTGYGVVISEHGRVTKILEKPKEVVSHFINAGAYIFSLEIFDEIEKTPLSETGEYAITDTIQSMILNGKNVSMVESKSMWMDAVHSWDFLKANAVVLEEYKKELSGIIEKGAVIKGNVAIGENSIIRAGCYIVGPVTIGKNCDIGPNTVILPSTAIGDNTSIDSSVEIQNSILMNDVRVGSNSYISSSIIGANNNIGPHFSTEVGKDLMIEMKGILHHAELLGTVIGDDNFLANRVLIKAGKFVANNCNIEAGVTVHKDIPPDSIVV
- a CDS encoding N-acetylneuraminate synthase family protein; protein product: MKPATVVAEIGCNHMGDINIAKEMIETAKYFCKAEVVKFQKRNPKECLTEAEYNAPHPVEYHAYGKTYGKHREFLEFNLNQHKELKSYCEQMGIIYSSSVWDMTSAKEIVSLNPKFIKIPSAINTNFEILEYICNNFQGDIHLSLGMTTHKEEEDIVDLVKEQKRNKDVVLYACTSGYPVPDESVCLLEIKRLREKFLDDIKAIGYSGHHNGIAIDIAAFVLGAEYIERHFTLNRTWKGTDHAASLEPDGLRRVIRDIKSVSSAMTYKSEEILDIEKVQRKKLKWNCKSW
- a CDS encoding GDP-mannose 4,6-dehydratase, which gives rise to MKILLTGGLGQVGSYAGERLSENNEITIIDNFSNSLNNIKFSSNIKIIKGDIRNQKIVNDLVGKADTIIHTAAQTSVNKSVEDPIYDADNNVNGTLNLLEAARKSDIERFVYISSAAVYGDPITLPINEEHPTNPLSPYGLSKLTGERYAMLYHSLYGLPVVCLRPFNIFSPRQNPGSPYSGVITKFIERIKYNKNPVIFGDGNQTRDFVYIEDVVDVIFNTLENKKAVGNVFNIGTGKPTKVKELAEVLIEISNRKLEPEFIKALTGDIRESYADITKAKRIFGYKPGYTLEKGLRLCLSEIERKDSNHQTILNDGYMLQKNTSASLK
- the glmS gene encoding glutamine--fructose-6-phosphate transaminase (isomerizing); its protein translation is MCGIVGYNGSRQAVPILIDSLERLEYRGYDSAGIAVFNSNKIEVYKDKGRIIDLKKTLAGISGTVGIGHTRWATHGKPNKVNAHPHTSGNIAVVHNGIIENYQELREKLSRSGYAFVSETDTEVLAHLINHNYKNNLKDAVISALKDIKGSYAIAVLCGTELVAARKDSPLIIGIGDGENFIASDVPAILKYTRRVIYLDDMEVASVTPEGVLVFGAGKNPIEKTITTIDWDLEAAEKSGYEHFMLKEIHEQPKALHETLAGRISELEGNIFLDGLNLTEKQVKELPRISIIACGTSFNAGLLGKYLFEQFAHIHVDVEIASEFRYAHSSPGSLVIVISQSGETADTLAALREAKSFGVKTLAITNVMGSTITREVDGVIYTRSGPEIGVAATKTFVSQLGVLYLLALYFGKSKGLISPDRMKRMLVSLKQIPAQITRILSNKELIKKYAQKFSSSNDFFFIGRTINYPIALEGALKLKEISYIHAEGYPAGELKHGPLALITKNTPVVAIATKGLTYDKMVNNIKEIKAREAPVLAIAGERDSEIEKYVDGVLCVPETEESLSPFLSTVVVQLLSYYIAKDRNCAIDQPRNLAKSVTVE
- a CDS encoding iron-containing alcohol dehydrogenase, whose protein sequence is MIKFDSRTQIIISEDLPWDVLSVIQEEKAGKVGIIVDRNVAGNKNIIELMEVLGTRVTTVSKIIGISEPTTDMVNEVSSRFKKERIEFFIGIGGGSTLDLTKAASAMVVNPGNVEEYHGTNKEIKESVKKMMIPTTAGTGSEVTPGAVLINKKKNFKRGLSSKCMVPDYAVLNAALTVEMPEKVAASTGMDAIGHAIESYTAKNANEITRMYSKEAFNLVFNNLIKVFDDKNDLTARKNIQLGACLAGYAIYNSNTGACHALSYPLGIYHNVPHGVAVALLLPEVIGINIEKGCYLYSALYDLVENKKDLKDPVEKSNKLCELLKGYSPLKHLKTHLRDYGVDESNYEFLAERGLDLAPALNNNPVAFGYEDSKKVLKQLI